A single genomic interval of Hippoglossus stenolepis isolate QCI-W04-F060 chromosome 24, HSTE1.2, whole genome shotgun sequence harbors:
- the rtraf gene encoding RNA transcription, translation and transport factor protein: MFRRKLTALDYHNPAGCDFSDETQYRNCIVWLEDQKIRHYKIEDRGNLRNIPGSDWPSAFQKYLQDVNCPFGSQEKHEALDWLLGLAVRYEYGDNVEKYKNCQPLAASSNSDVPVDPLVNLDINSPDFKAGVTALSSILKIQRHDDYLVMLKAIRILIQERLSPEAIAKASQSREGIPVTLDKHTLGFDTGDATLNEAAQILRLLHIEELRELQTKINEAIVAVQAIIADPKTDHRLGKVGR, translated from the exons ATGTTCCGGAGGAAGCTCACAGCTCTGGACTATCACAACCCCGCAGGCTGCGACTTCTCAG ATGAGACTCAGTACAGGAACTGCATCGTGTGGCTGGAGGACCAGAAGATCCGACACTACAAGATCGAGGACCGGGGGAATCTGAGGAACATCCCCGGCTCCGACTGGCCATCGGCCTTCCAGAAG tacCTGCAGGACGTCAACTGTCCGTTCGGGTCTCAGGAGAAGCACGAGGCTCTGGACTGGCTACTGGGCCTGGCTGTGCGCTACGAGTATGGAGACAACg TGGAGAAGTATAAGAACTGTCAGCCGCTGGCAGCCTCCAGTAACAGCGACGTACCGGTCGACCCGCTGGTCAACCTCGACA ttaaTTCACCAGATTTCAAAGCAGGAGTGACGGCTCTGTCCAGCATCCTCAAAATCCAGCGGCACGACGACTACCTGGTCATGCTCAAG GCCATTCGTATTCTGATCCAAGAGAGACTTTCGCCAGAAGCCATCGCTAAAGCCAGCCAGAGCCGAGAG GGAATTCCAGTGACTTTAGACAAACACACCTTGGGTTTCGACACTGGAG ACGCGACCCTGAACGAAGCGGCTCAGATCCTGCGCCTCCTGCACATCGAGGAGCTGCGGGAGCTTCAGACCAAGATCAACGAGGCCATCGTCGCCGTGCAGGCCATCATCGCCGACCCCAAGACCGACCACCGGCTGGGCAAGGTGGGCAGATGA
- the nid2a gene encoding nidogen-2 produces MERGATLAVCLLCWSCSVVSAIQRADMFPYGLLSGDSILTEGDDETSRVLTLTKPLYFYNSLFTQLYVATNGIISAKDLPMEKQYVDDGFPTDFPVVAPFLADIDTSGGRGQIYYRVTETPSVLNKVAQEVHRGFPDAWFTPTHAVVATWENVAPYEEQTRTNGPSNKVNTFQAVIGYDETNSYVLFLYPEGGLNFFGTRPKESYNVEIELPARVGFSRGEVTFLIFSRTEGPHYSVTGDEQSVKNLYQVGNTGIPGIWLFHTGNGYSFDNIVPASVGGLLATLPTGGLLRETTTPEYGEFEGYPYNTFEPDYPLTGEDAEFQPAPAGGDRSESLRPASPDAPSSPSQDYGRQGSHGNQDAPQPSDPRYSVEPAERQYAPYAPEAVEERGAQQTPEQQPQVPLEVVDVYPPHRNEPRLSPGGHVVSVEEEDVDFDTGVIQYTTENKETCARFQQQCSQNAFCSDYATGFCCHCQPGFYGNGRHCLPEGAPQRVSGKVSGTVTVGSTPVKLNNIDLHAYIVVGDGRAYTAISEVPEPVGWALMPVAPIGELFGWLFALELPNSQAGFKTAGAEFTRRAEIIFYPGNEHLSILQTGRGLDDHNHLTVDTVVSGSVPFLPPGSEVTMDPFKETYQYYPSVATSSSVREFSVVSAERGSESFSFQLKQNISYRDCTHGNRAAAVETLQITMERVFVMYVKEERILRYAITNKISPVGAEPTGTEGINPCYAGNHDCDTTAQCIPQEGQAFQCQCATGYRGDGRNCYDIDECAEGLSSCGAHAQCMNLPGSHRCQCQSGYEFGYDGRTCVDVDECSSSPCHANARCINGLGSFQCQCQPGLHGDGFFCSPQEGQTVRPRSQCEQHRDSLQSGVDLSGQPSVGAFIPQCDSDGRYRQLQCHGSTGHCWCVDIRGQERGGTRTPPGTAPRDCDRPDEPERPKTHCEHHRDGVQTTSPEGYPLLGGFVPECDANGQYRQLQCHGSTGHCWCVDSRGQERAGTRTPPGSSPVDCDRPVEPERPKTHCEQHRDGVQTTSPEGYPLLGGFVPECDANGQYTSLQCHGSIGHCWCVDSRGQERAGTRTPPGATPTDCDRPVEPERPQTHCEHHRDGVQTTSPEGYPIVGAYVPQCDANGHYTPLQCHGSTGHCWCVDNRGQERGGTRTSPGTQPKDCDQPDEPVRPKTHCEQHRDGVQTTSPEGYPLLGAYVPQCDANGGYTSQQCHVSTGYCWCVDNSGQERTETRTPPGTQPKDCDTPGKPELPKTHCEQHRDSVRTTGPEGYPPPGAYVPQCDANGQYAPLQCHSSTGHCWCVDSRGQERGGTRTPPGTQPKDCDRPDEPERPKTHCEHHRERSQTTSPDGYPIVGAYVPQCDANGQYTPLQCHGSSGHCWCVDSRGQERGGTRTPPGSSPVDCDKPVEPERPKTHCEHHRDSVQTTSPEGYPIVGAHVPQCDAQGQFLPQQCHGSSGHCWCVDSRGQERGGTRTPPGSSPVDCDRPVSVAPTQHPESVCERWRISLIEHYGGKPDPKQYVPQCESDGQFSPVQCYGETTYCWCVDQDGREVPGTRSHDVVKPACLPSVAPPTVRPLPRPNVTPPPSADVTLLYAQGQKIGALPLNGTKLDATRSKTLLTLHGSIVVGLAYDCKDNQVFWTDLSARTINRASVVQGAEPEILINTNLVSPEGLAVDVKRRLMFWVDSTPDLIESANLDGSGRKTLFDKDLVNPRAIIVVSSTGTLYWTDWNREAPKIESGSVDGQNRRVVVSDGIGLPNALTYDYSSGQVCWADAGTKRLECISPDGSGRRGIHSNLNYPFSLVYYRNHFYYSDWRRDGVIAVSKDSSQFTDEYLPDQRSHLYGIAIATNGCLSGSH; encoded by the exons ATGGAGAGAGGGGCAACGTTGGCCGTGTGTCTGCTGtgctggagctgcagtgtggTTTCAGCCATCCAGAGGGCTGACATGTTCCCTTATGGCCTTTTAAGTGGAGACTCTATTCTGACTGAGGGCGACGATGAAACCTCCAGAGTTCTGACCCTGACCAAACCCTTATACTTCTACAACTCCCTCTTCACTCAGCTCTAT GTGGCCACCAATGGAATCATATCTGCCAAGGACTTGCCGATGGAAAAGCAATACGTTGACGACGGCTTCCCCACAGATTTCCCTGTGGTGGCTCCGTTCCTTGCCGACATCGACACCAGCGGAGGACGAGGACAGATCTACTACCGGGTGACAGAAACACCCAGCGTGCTCAACAAAGTGGCCCAG GAAGTACACCGAGGGTTTCCAGATGCATGGTTCACTCCCACACACGCTGTGGTGGCAACATGGGAGAACGTGGCGCCGTATGAGGAGCAAACCCGAACCAATGGTCCTTCAAACAAG GTCAATACGTTCCAGGCAGTTATCGGTTATGATGAGACAAACTCGTACGTTCTCTTCCTCTATCCTGAAGGGGGCCTGAACTTCTTCGGCACACGACCCAAG GAGTCCTATAATGTTGAGATAGAGCTTCCTGCCAGAGTTGGATTCAGCAGAGGAGAAGttacatttttaatcttttcccGAACGGAGGGACCTCACTACAGCGTCACAGGGGACGAGCAGAGTGTTAAAAACCTTTACCA GGTCGGTAACACAGGAATTCCAGGTATATGGCTCTTCCACACTGGAAACGGTTACTCTTTCGACAACATAGTTCCTGCGTCCGTCGGTGGCCTCCTTGCCACCTTGCCAACCGGAGGCCTCCTCCGG GAAACCACCACCCCTGAGTATGGGGAGTTTGAGGGATATCCATACAATACGTTTGAGCCCGATTACCCTCTGACAGGGGAGGACGCTGAATTCCAGCCCGCCCCTGCTGGTGGTGACCGCTCAGAGTCTCTTCGACCAGCGAGTCCTGacgctccctcctctccttcacaaGACTATGGCCGTCAGGGGTCGCATGGCAACCAAGATGCACCGCAGCCCTCTGACCCCAGGTACAGTGTGGAGCCAGCAGAGAGGCAGTACGCTCCCTATGCTCCAGAGGCAGTGGAAGAGAGAGGCGCTCAGCAGACTCCAGAACAGCAACCACAG GTTCCTCTGGAGGTGGTGGACGTGTACCCGCCTCACAGAAATGAACCACGTCTTTCCCCCGGAGGTCATGTGGTCAgcgtggaagaggaggatgttgATTTTGACACAGGAG tgATTCAATACACCACAGAGAATAAGGAAACATGTGCCAG ATTCCAGCAACAATGCTCCCAGAATGCATTCTGCTCCGACTACGCCACAGGCTTCTGCTGTCACTGCCAGCCTGGCTTCTATGGAAACGGACGCCACTGTCTACCTGAGG GTGCTCCCCAGCGCGTCAGCGGTAAGGTGAGCGGCACCGTGACCGTGGGTTCGACTCCAGTGAAACTGAACAACATCGATCTGCATGCGTACATCGTGGTGGGAGATGGGAGAGCGTACACCGCTATCAGTGAG GTACCTGAGCCAGTGGGCTGGGCTCTGATGCCAGTTGCACCAATAGGAGAGCTCTTTGGATGGCTGTTTGCTCTGGAGCTGCCCAACAGTCAAGCTGGGTTCAAgactgcag GTGCTGAGTTCACGCGGCGTGCAGAGATAATTTTTTACCCCGGCAACGAGCATCTGTCAATCCTTCAGACCGGCCGTGGCCTTGACGACCACAACCACCTCACTGTGGATACTGTCGTCAGTGGCAGCGTGCCCTTCCTTCCTCCTGGTTCCGAAGTTACCATGGACCCCTTCAAGGAGACCTACCAGTACTACCCATCCG tCGCCACCTCCTCATCCGTGAGGGAGTTCTCAGTGGTTTCGGCGGAGCGAGGCTCAGAGTCCTTCTCCTTCCAGCTCAAACAAAACATCTCCTACCGCGATTGCACACATGGCAACCGAGCCGCTGCCGTGGAGACGCTGCAGATCACCATGGAGAGGGTGTTTGTGATGTACGTCAAGGAGGAGCGGATCCTGAGATACGCCATCACCAACAAGATCAGCCCAGTCGGAG ctgagCCAACGGGAACAGAAGGGATCAACCCCTGCTATGCCGGGAACCACGACTGTGACACCACAGCCCAGTGCATCCCACAAGAGGGCCAGGCCTTCCAGTGCCAGTGTGCGACTGGTTACAGAGGGGACGGACGCAACTGCTATG ACATAGATGAGTGTGCCGAGGGCTTGAGTTCATGCGGCGCTCACGCTCAGTGCATGAACCTACCTGGCAGCCACCGCTGTCAGTGCCAGAGCGGCTACGAGTTTGGCTACGACGGCCGCACCTGTGTTG ACGTGGACGAGTGCAGCTCCTCTCCCTGTCACGCCAACGCCAGATGCATCAATGGACTGGGATCTTTCCAGTGTCAGTGCCAGCCTGGCCTTCATGGTGACGGCTTCTTCTGTTCCCCACAGGAAG GACAGACAGTCCGTCCGAGGAGCCAGtgtgagcagcacagagacagtCTGCAGAGTGGAGTGGATCTGAGTGGACAGCCAAGTGTCGGAGCCTTCATCCCTCAGTGTGACTCTGACGGACGCTACCGACAACTGCAG TGCCACGGCTCCACTGGACATTGCTGGTGCGTGGACATTAGGGgacaggaaagaggaggaaccAGGACTCCACCTGGTACGGCCCCCAGAGACTGCGACAGACCAG ATGAACCAGAGCGTCCTAAAACTCACTGTGAGCACCACAGAGACGGTGTCCAGACCACCAGTCCAGAGGGGTACCCTCTACTCGGAGGGTTTGTGCCTGAGTGTGATGCTAATGGACAGTACAGGCAATTACAG TGCCACGGCTCCACTGGACATTGTTGGTGCGTGGACAGTAGGGGGCAGGAGAGAGCAGGAACCCGGACTCCACCTGGTTCATCACCTGTCGACTGTGACCGACCAG TTGAACCAGAGCGTCCTAAAACTCACtgtgagcagcacagagacgGAGTTCAGACCACCAGTCCAGAGGGGTACCCTCTACTCGGAGGGTTTGTGCCTGAGTGTGATGCTAATGGACAGTACACATCCCTGCAG TGCCATGGTTCTATTGGACATTGTTGGTGTGTGGACAGTAGAGGACAGGAAAGAGCGGGTACCAGGACACCGCCTGGTGCGACACCGACAGACTGTGACAGAccag TGGAACCAGAGCGTCCTCAAACTCACTGTGAGCACCACAGAGACGGAGTTCAGACCACCAGTCCAGAGGGGTATCCCATAGTCGGAGCTTATGTACCTCAGTGTGATGCCAATGGTCACTACACTCCACTGCAG TGCCACGGCTCTACTGGTCACTGCTGGTGCGTGGACAATAGggggcaggagagaggaggaaccagGACTTCACCTGGTACACAACCTAAAGACTGTGACCAACCAG ATGAACCCGTGCGTCCTAAAACTCACtgtgagcagcacagagacgGAGTTCAGACCACCAGTCCAGAGGGGTACCCTCTACTCGGAGCCTACGTACCTCAGTGTGATGCTAATGGAGGGTACACATCTCAACAG TGCCATGTTTCTACTGGTTACTGTTGGTGCGTGGACAACAGTGGGCAGGAGAGAACAGAAACCAGGACTCCACCTGGAACACAACCTAAAGACTGTGACACACCAGGTAA GCCAGAGCTTCCTAAAACTCACtgtgagcagcacagagacagtgTTCGGACCACCGGTCCAGAGGGGTACCCTCCACCAGGAGCCTACGTCCCTCAGTGCGATGCTAATGGACAGTACGCACCACTGCAG TGCCACAGCTCTACGGGTCACTGTTGGTGCGTGGACAGTAGggggcaggagagaggaggaaccagGACTCCACCTGGTACACAACCCAAAGACTGTGACCGACCAG ACGAACCAGAGCGTCCGAAAACTCACTGTGAGCACCACCGAGAAAGATCGCAGACCACCAGTCCAGACGGATATCCCATAGTCGGAGCTTACGTCCCTCAGTGTGACGCTAACGGACAGTACACACCACTGCAG TGCCACGGCTCCTCTGGACATTGTTGGTGCGTGGACAGTAGggggcaggagagaggaggaaccagGACTCCACCTGGCTCATCACCTGTCGACTGCGACAAACCAG TTGAACCCGAGCGTCCTAAAACTCACTGTGAGCACCACAGAGACAGCGTTCAGACCACCAGTCCAGAGGGGTATCCCATAGTCGGAGCTCACGTCCCTCAGTGTGATGCCCAGGGACAGTTTCTACCTCAGCAG tGTCACGGCTCCTCTGGACATTGTTGGTGCGTGGACAGTAGggggcaggagagaggaggaaccagGACTCCACCTGGTTCATCACCTGTCGACTGTGACCGACCAG TCTCTGTTGCTCCGACCCAGCATCCTGAGAGCGTGTGTGAGCGATGGAGGATCAGTTTGATTGAGCACTACGGTGGAAAACCAGACCCAAAACAATACGTGCCTCAGTGCGAGTCCGATGGACAATTCag CCCAGTGCAGTGTTACGGGGAGACCACCTACTGCTGGTGTGTGGACCAGGACGGACGAGAGGTTCCTGGTACACGATCGCACGACGTTGTCAAACCTGCCT GCCTCCCCTCAGTGGCCCCTCCCACCGTGCGGCCACTGCCCCGCCCGAACGTCACCCCTCCGCCCAGCGCCGACGTCACGCTGCTGTACGCTCAGGGACAGAAAATCGGGGCGCTGCCTCTCAATGGGACCAAGCTCGATGCCACTCGCTCTAAAACACTGCTCACTCTGCAT GGTTCCATAGTTGTCGGTCTGGCTTATGACTGCAAAGACAACCAGGTCTTCTGGACAGATTTGTCTGCAAGAACAATCAACAGAGCTTCAGTGGTGCAGGGAGCCGAGCCGGAGATTCTCATTAACACCA ATCTGGTCAGTCCAGAGGGTTTGGCCGTGGACGTCAAACGTAGGCTGATGTTCTGGGTGGACTCGACGCCTGACCTGATCGAGAGCGCCAACCTGGACGGCAGCGGGAGGAAGACGCTGTTTGACAAAGACCTGGTCAACCCCCGGGCCATCATCGTGGTCTCTTCAACTGG aacTCTGTACTGGACAGACTGGAACCGAGAGGCTCCGAAGATCGAGAGCGGGTCAGTGGACGGTCAGAACCGCCGGGTGGTGGTGTCCGATGGGATCGGTTTGCCCAACGCTCTCACATACGACTACTCATCTGGACAAGTCTGCTGGGCCGACGCAG GGACAAAGCGTTTAGAGTGCATATCTCCAGACGGCTCAGGTCGCAGAGGGATCCACTCCAACCTCAACTACCCGTTCAGCTTGGTTTACTACAGGAACCACTTCTACTACTCCGACTGGAGGAG gGACGGTGTGATCGCAGTGAGCAAGGACAGCAGTCAGTTCACAGACGAGTACCTGCCCGACCAGCGCTCACACCTTTACGGCATCGCCATAGCAACTAACGGCTGTCTATcag ggaGCCACTAA
- the ptger2a gene encoding prostaglandin E receptor 2a (subtype EP2), whose translation MPSKFELCHTQEHIDSAESPLISAIMFAMGIFGNVAALVILEIRRRRETRSGGASRRALFHVLITVLVLTDLAGTCLVSPLVQVAYSRNTTMVGMSSKTINLCSYFGVSMTFFSLATLSLLFMMALERCFAIGYPYLYTRHVTKKCAYITIPSVFMLCVIFCLLPFAGLGTYVQYCPGTWCFIDMNPEPSKHRAYANLYATIMFLLVLAIVACNGFVVYQLFKMYQRRKRNGGSVMGTIRSNNDRRVMSMAEEVEHLILLVFMTIIFIICTLPLVIRVYMNSINPGTESHGMDLIALRFISINSIIDPWVFILLSPSVLHFFWASACRAPIGASRGSICQPSISKTNTPNIELSRKTLDYTAHFQSVENL comes from the exons ATGCCTTCAAAGTTCGAGCTGTGCCACACCCAGGAACACATCGACTCAGCCGAAAGCCCGTTGATCAGCGCCATCATGTTCGCCATGGGCATCTTTGGCAACGTAGCTGCACTGGTGATCCTGGAGATCCGGCGGCGCAGAGAAACAAGGAGCGGGGGCGCGTCGCGGCGAGCACTGTTTCACGTTCTCATCACGGTGCTGGTGCTCACGGACTTGGCTGGGACCTGCCTGGTCAGCCCACTGGTGCAGGTGGCATATTCACGCAACACCACCATGGTGGGGATGTCGTCTAAAACTATTAATTTGTGCTCGTACTTTGGTGTCAGCATGACCTTCTTCAGTCTGGCCACCCTGTCGCTCCTCTTCATGATGGCATTAGAGCGATGCTTTGCCATTGGATACCCCTACCTGTACACCCGACATGTCACCAAGAAATGTGCCTATATCACCATCCCATCAGTGTTTATGTTATGTGTGATATTCTGTCTCCTGCCTTTTGCCGGGCTTGGTACTTATGTTCAGTACTGCCCTGGCACGTGGTGCTTCATTGACATGAACCCAGAGCCAAGTAAGCACCGCGCGTACGCCAACCTGTACGCCACTATCATGTTTTTGCTGGTGTTGGCCATTGTGGCGTGCAACGGTTTCGTGGTGTACCAGCTTTTCAAGATGTACCAACGCCGCAAGAGGAACGGCGGCTCGGTGATGGGAACCATAAGATCCAACAATGACCGCAGAGTGATGTCCatggccgaggaggtggagcatCTCATCCTGCTGGTGTTTAtgaccatcatcttcatcatatGCACGCTGCCCCTAGTG ATCCGGGTGTACATGAACTCCATAAACCCTGGTACAGAGTCTCACGGAATGGACCTGATTGCCCTGCGCTTCATCTCCATCAACTCCATCATCGACCCCTGGgtgttcatcctcctctcccccagCGTGCTGCACTTTTTCTGGGCGTCGGCGTGCCGGGCCCCCATAGGAGCCTCCAGGGGCTCCATATGTCAACCATCTATCAGTAAAACCAATACCCCTAACATCGAACTGTCTCGCAAAACGCTGGACTACACCGCCCATTTTCAATCTGTGGAAAATCTATGA